ATCATTACATGCTGCTACACTAAAATACTAAGTTCTTCTGCATTATTAGCACTTAAGCATAGTTGTATTTGACAAAATTAATTAGTAaacatttatttaatatatagtGAAAGCATGAAAGATGACTAGACcagtaattaataaaaagatacCACTAATTCAGAATCTTCCTGTCACaaggaagacaaaaaaaaatattattgtaatTCGTTAACGTATTTTTATGGGAGCttatgaataaataaaagtattattaccATGTTTGATTCACATTTTtacttttagtatttttttattcatttttgtctacaaaattctaaaaataaaaactaaaaaatattgaaaataataaagaaaatatggaTACATATATAGGATATGGTGAAAATTTAAGTACAATCGATTTCATGTAAAGTTGATAGTCGAGAGTtgttaaatgaaaattttgTCAAATCAGTTAAATCATCTAACAACTCTCGATTATCAATTTTACGTACGGGAGTTTCCACCTAAGATATTGATTGGAGACATAACGATGTGGCAATGATGGTGACGTTGATATCCAGAAAACAGTGTGCCAATATCTGTGGTGGATTGTGGGAAttaaataagaataataataattattgattaaTGATTAATGGGCAACGGTATTGAAAGTTTTACGTACCTCACTCGCACACACTGAaatgcaataataataataataaataataataacccTCCCTCTATTTCTTCGCCGAATGCATTTGCAACCACAACTATCTCCATTCTTGATTCAGAGGGGTAGCATTACGTTGCTGCTGCTGTTGTTCTTGAAAATCCAATGAATACAGAGGAGACATTGGTCGTAAATTGATAAGTATGATAGcaagagaaagaaaaggaagtGGCGTTGACGCTAAGATTGAAGAAGTTGTTGGAGTGTGAAAGAGAGAGAGTGGGCGGTACAAGGTGGCCCAGATGCAGATGCAGATGCAGACTTGCTTCTTGGTTGCAGTTCACTCCGTTCTTGGCTTCTACCACCGCTTTCTCCGAATTACCCTCGCACTCATGGATTTCCCTTCCACAATCCGATTCATCGCTCAGGCCAGCGAGGTCAGTTGCGGTTTCATCCTCCTCGGTTACGTTTCTAGAATCTTCAACATCCTTGGTCTCATCTTGATCCTCTTCTTCACCCTCAAGATCTACCGCATCTCTCATCCCAATTCCAAGGCTCTCAAGCATTTCCCTCCGTACTATCCACCGCCCAGATCTCCTCCCGCTCCTGCCCCAGCCCCCGCCCCTAAGATTCATCACGCTGTCGACGCTGACATCCCCAAACCCTCGTCCCGGAAGAAGTCTCAGATGGAGGACACTCTCGATGACAAGGAGGACCACGTTGAAGATGAGGTGTTCGACGTAATGGCGCTGAGAAATCTCGTCAAGTTTGAGAGGCAGAGGTTCAGTGCTGCCTGTGCTGAGATCGAGAATGAGAGGATTGCGGCTGCCTCCGCTGCTGAGGAGGCCATGGCCATGATCCTCCGGCTGCAGAATGAGAAGAGCGCCATTGAGATTCAGGCCAATCAGTTTCGGAGGATGATGGATCAGAAACAGGACTATGATAATGAGGTCATTGATAACTTGAGATGGTCCATTGTCCATCATGAGAATCAGAAGTCTTTGTTGGAGGAGCAGTTGGCCATTTACAGGGAGAAGCTCAGGCAGTTCTTGACTGATGATGAGATTGACCTGCTTGATGGCTCTGATAACCCTAGAGGTGGATTCTTGGATTTTGCTATTGAGTACGATGTTGATAATGCTGATGTTGATGATCCTGGTTCGGGGCCTGATAATGTTTATTCAgaaaatgatgatgatcatTCCCGTAATGCTTATTCAGAAAATAATGATCATGATGAGGATCATGCCCGTAATGCTTTTTCAGAAtatgatgataatgataatgatgaGGATGATGCTGGTAATGCTTCTTCAGAAAATGATGTTGATGCCGGTAATGTTTCTTCAGAAAATGATGTTGATGCTGGTGatgcttcttcagaagctgatAATGATGACGATCGTCATCATGCTTGACTTGTAATTTCCTCAGGTGGAGAGCTAATTGGAACAGGAACTGGAACTggaaatgaaaattgaaatgcTTTTCAGATGGGTTTTACTATTTCTTCTGAAATTGTAGTTATGCTGCATATttaatattctattttaataAGGTTGAACGACTAATAAAGTGTATATATGtttcttctttgtttgtttctttatcttttgccatgatggattaatctcaACGTTTAGGTATACTGGAATACTTATGTGAATGAATTTCATGAAGCACTTAACACTGCAACAATCTGATGCAGGTTGTAGATTAGATAATGATCATAGTGGATTACTAGTTTCTCAAGTTTCAGTGTAACttgtttaagttttatgaaAGAATATTGGAACAGAAAATTGCAAGGATCGGATGTCTGTCAATTCAATTCATAAATGTTAATAACTCTGTGTTCTAATTGTACAGAATCTGAACAGAGTTAACCTCAGCTCTGACTTACTAGTTTGTGTTGTTTTTAATCGAATTTGGTTGCTGTTGTTAACCTTGCTGTTGTTAACTTATGTAATTTATGTCCTATACACATATTTCTTATGCCCCGTTCTTGCAATCACGAAGGAAGAATATCATATGAACCacttttatatttatctctttAATACATAAAAAGACgtctaaaaaatatatacacacacaaaaATTGTACAAACATTGCTTCTCTCTTATCTAAAGCCTTCCCTCAGGAAACATAACTAAGCTAATTGGTTTTCGTTAAATAGTTTACCTTGATATTTAAAGTTCTAAGAGTAGTTGCAACGTGACAATGTGATTAGTGACTCTCTGAATGAACACGCAATGCATACATCAAGTAGGCTGATTTGACGTCACAACCAATTATAAACCTTCTCAACTTATTAATTACTCTTACTTTTCTTCACTTAAAATTTTCTGTTTCAATGCTTGATACCCTATGAAGTTTCGAACTAGATTTATAAATGGCCATTTTGTCAAATTGTTAATTTCAATGGCTAAACACTTTTACTGAGCAAAATACATAATACATTAACCAGGACATAATTATGAATTAACAGGATTATCTATAACTAATATGAACTTTACTGCGCttgtacaaaaataaaaaacaaaaaagcaataATAACAAGATTGTGTTATGCTATAACCTCTCATCTACTGCCTCAATTCTGCTGAACCCATTAGTCTTCTTAACCTTCTGCAGTTTCATTATTTCCCTGACTTTTTCTACACCAAGCCAATGACCATGCTCGGCATAAATCATATTCAACAATGCATAGTTAGCAGCATTATTTGGTTCTGATCTTATAAGCTGTGGGACTAGTATTTCTGCAATGTCCAATCTTCCATGAAGCTTACAAGAGGATACCAGAGAGCTCCACATTCTTGCACTTGGTTCCATGGGCATGGTTCTCAGTGTTTCCATTGCATCTTCAAGCTTGCCTGACCTTCCAAGAAGATCAATTAGGCATGCATAGTGCTCTAAGGTTAATTGAATTTTACAATCTGCACTCGCTTGTCTGAATACCAGTTGCGCCTCAGTTACAAGACCGGCATGATTACAAGCAGATAATATGGCGAGTAAGGTAATTGCGTCTGACTTCACTCCTCTCTCTTGCATTTCATGAAAAAGTTGCAATGCTTGGTCACCACATCCATGAAGACCGTAGGCACTGATCAAAGTGCTCCATGAAACAGAGTCTCTATTTGGCATTTCTAGGAATATCTTAATTGAGCCATCCAGACAACCACATTTGGCATACATATTTATAAGTGCATTTCCTACAGAGATGTGTGAACTAAACCCAAATTTGAGGACATAGCCATGGAATGGACAGCCATGTTTCAGTGAAGATAAGTTTGTGCAGGCAGAGATTACTTCGAGCAAAGTAACATGATTTGGTTCAGTTTCCTCGCCCAGCATCTTGTTAAATAGCTTTAAGGCTTTGTAGCCATCCCCTCTATGCGCATAGCTCCCAATGATTGAACTCCATAGCACCACATCTCTAAAACTTGACCCTTCAAAAACTAGCTCAGCAAGGTGCAGTGATTCTCCACATTGGCAATACATATTTATGAGAGCTGATGAAAAATCATGACTTGATGCAAACCAGTGACGGAAGGCATAACCATGAATCTCCTTCCCATGCTTTGCAAAGCCTGACTCGGCACAAGCCTTTAAGAGAGCAATTAATGCACTCTCTGGGATAACTCCCTCAGCCTGCATTGCTCGAAAGCATGCAAAAGCAGCACCATAATGATGATTAGTAGTGCAGCCAGATATGATTGCAGTCCAAGTAACCTCATTCTTCACATCCATTCCATCAAATACATGTAAAGCCATCCAAGACTCGCCACACCTGAAATAAAAATCCACAAGAGCTGTTGAAAAAATCACTGACTCCGATTGCTGCACCCTCTCATCAACAATAACAAGGGCATGAATCTGTTTCCCTATCCTTGAACACACATTCCTCCCACACATGGACACAACTCTAGCCATCAGCTCCGGCTTCGGAGCAAGGCCGAGCAAGTGTGCACCTTTCAACGTCTGCAAGGCTTCTGTTAAGTACCCATTATACAGATAACAATTGATCATGGAATTCCAAGTGATGGGGTCTCTCTGAGGCATTCTGTCGAACACTTTCCGTGCAGATTCAGTATCCATAAACTTTGCATACATGGTAATGACAGAATTGGACACAACATGGTCAGAGTGAGAACCTGTCTTGAGAGCCAAGCAATGAAGGGCAGTGCCGAAAGCGTGGCACTGGGCGGAGGAGCACGCCTTGGTGAGTGatggaagaagagagaagatgTTAACATGGGTGCCAGAGAAAAGGAGTTGTCTGAAAAGTTGAAACGTTTGGTGATAAAGACCGTTCGAGAGCAAGGTTTTGATGCGTTGGTTGAATGAAGCAGAGGCTTCATAAACGGCCATGCAAAACAGCAGAAGTTACAAATTATAAGTTTAGCTTCACACATATTTTAGTAACAAGATTTTTAAACTAGTGCCCCCAGCATCAAAAACATTCTTAACATATGTTTATTTTGgattaatttgtttaaaaaaaatactagtTAAGTCCTCCAAATTAGTAAAGAGTGGATATATATATCTTCTGTTAATAAATAGTGCCAAAGGAAATTGAGACGTAgtttttaatagtaaaatatttattattatttgaatttttatatattatttatcaatCTCATTTTATTTATTACAAATTCTATTAAAATAAGTGAAATTTCGATTCAAAATTATTATCTATATGACTATAGATAAAAATGTCACAATAATTAATCATACATATAAATATTACCGTTagattttaatttatgaattaataaaaagaCATCATATGTTCActgttatttcaaaaaatcaaaaatattttttttaagaactaatttatctaaaattaaaatcttcaggacgtaattattaatttattctatattttaagTTACATTGTAGTTAAAATACGGTTCGACAAGATTCAAAATTTACAACAAAAACACTTTACTTCTACAACTTGGTGTCCACTTTTTGCATAATCAGAAAACTTGAGCTGGAATATCTTCTGAAACTGATCCCTTAATAGTTAATATACacgaaaggaagaaaaaaaggGAATTGCATTGTGAAGAGATAATATTCAGAGTGATCCACAAAAAACAAATgtagaattaaaaataaaataaaataaagaaagagaaaaaaccaaaaaaaattcttttaaatgGTCGGAAAGTAagagaggaaaaaaaaagagaaggagcgCACTCTTTTCACGTGTATGGTGTATTTACGGTTTtttaattgaaataaataaagaaaattcaTTATTTCTTTAAATACACACTtatgaaaattattatttaaatgtaCAGTACCATTTTTTGGCCACCACCCACAAAATGGGTTTAGCCTCCAACTCAAGCAAGGCGTCCATGAATTGGGCCAGGGTGCCATTATTCGACAGGCGCCCAAGAAATGGGCATTTAAGGCAGGGCACTCACGAATTGGGCCATTTTTTAGGAGGTATAAATGAAATGGCACCTGAGACATATAACTGGGATGCCAGACGCGAGTTGGCCCAAATTCAGTTGCACCCCACACGAATTAGTGCAATCAGGTGCACCTCCTGCGAAATAGAGCATGAATTTCTCTATATAAAGAGTTGTGGCAGCCAGTTTAAAACCACATTGTGAAATCATTGTTGTGTCTTCGAGTAATCCATCCCCAACCATTCTCTTCCATCTCCAACAACTCTCTCCCATCTCCATCTCTTCACCTTCTTTATAAAATACTCAAGTTGGTATGTTGTTGTGCCTATGACTTCTAAAAATATCTACGTTATCATATATCCTATGGAGAAATTTTTCATACATATGAAGGCATTGCATTTGTTTGTAACGATCCACTATGGATAATGACCCCGCCCCAAACATCATTGCAAGAGCTAAAAAATGTGATCCTCATGAATATTGGTATGGTCGGAAAGAAGAAAATCACGAAGTTGACTTACAGAATACCAGTTGCAGTCGCCAACTCGTTTGCGTATGAAAAAATGCAAATTAAATCTGACCAGGAAGTTTCGATGATGTTTTCTTACCATCGGAGCATAGGAAGTATCTACTCGTTGGAACTATGTGTAAATCTCCAAGATGTTGGAGGAAGCTCCTCTAGTTCCAATAATGTGGAGCAAGCTCGAAATTTCGGTGCAACAGATTTGATGCCAGGTCAGGATATTTTAAGAGCTCGTAGTCCAACCTTCAATGCCTTTGTGACACCTGGTCAGACTGTAGCAAATCGTCGTTCACGTCCCTTCCCTTCTAACCGTGATCCATCCCCAGAAGGTATTGTTGGTGGGTTAGCAGAAACTTCTAATGAAGATGAGATTGAAAATGATAGtggtgaagaagtagaagtGGTTTCCGAAACCCAACCTATTTACCACGAGAGGGATGTTCCGAATCGTGTCTAATCGGTTGCTGTAGGAGGGGGTGGTAGTGGATCTAGCGGTACCCCAGGCCACTACTTGTCTTTAAATCTTGGTGCCATGATGTCGACTACCGCCGAAAACACATCGAGCAACTATGTTTTGTTCGGTGAGATGGAGTTGGAGGTTGGTTTGAAATTTCTGAATAGAGAAACTGTGATGCTTGCTGTAAAGAACTACAACATTTGAAGAAGTGCGGAATACAAGGTGGTAGAGTCAGATCAAGTTAGGTATGTCCGTCAATGCAAGCAGTTTGGGGACCAAAGTCCT
This sequence is a window from Arachis stenosperma cultivar V10309 chromosome 10, arast.V10309.gnm1.PFL2, whole genome shotgun sequence. Protein-coding genes within it:
- the LOC130954997 gene encoding probable myosin-binding protein 6 codes for the protein MQMQMQTCFLVAVHSVLGFYHRFLRITLALMDFPSTIRFIAQASEVSCGFILLGYVSRIFNILGLILILFFTLKIYRISHPNSKALKHFPPYYPPPRSPPAPAPAPAPKIHHAVDADIPKPSSRKKSQMEDTLDDKEDHVEDEVFDVMALRNLVKFERQRFSAACAEIENERIAAASAAEEAMAMILRLQNEKSAIEIQANQFRRMMDQKQDYDNEVIDNLRWSIVHHENQKSLLEEQLAIYREKLRQFLTDDEIDLLDGSDNPRGGFLDFAIEYDVDNADVDDPGSGPDNVYSENDDDHSRNAYSENNDHDEDHARNAFSEYDDNDNDEDDAGNASSENDVDAGNVSSENDVDAGDASSEADNDDDRHHA
- the LOC130958020 gene encoding pentatricopeptide repeat-containing protein At4g31070, mitochondrial, translated to MAVYEASASFNQRIKTLLSNGLYHQTFQLFRQLLFSGTHVNIFSLLPSLTKACSSAQCHAFGTALHCLALKTGSHSDHVVSNSVITMYAKFMDTESARKVFDRMPQRDPITWNSMINCYLYNGYLTEALQTLKGAHLLGLAPKPELMARVVSMCGRNVCSRIGKQIHALVIVDERVQQSESVIFSTALVDFYFRCGESWMALHVFDGMDVKNEVTWTAIISGCTTNHHYGAAFACFRAMQAEGVIPESALIALLKACAESGFAKHGKEIHGYAFRHWFASSHDFSSALINMYCQCGESLHLAELVFEGSSFRDVVLWSSIIGSYAHRGDGYKALKLFNKMLGEETEPNHVTLLEVISACTNLSSLKHGCPFHGYVLKFGFSSHISVGNALINMYAKCGCLDGSIKIFLEMPNRDSVSWSTLISAYGLHGCGDQALQLFHEMQERGVKSDAITLLAILSACNHAGLVTEAQLVFRQASADCKIQLTLEHYACLIDLLGRSGKLEDAMETLRTMPMEPSARMWSSLVSSCKLHGRLDIAEILVPQLIRSEPNNAANYALLNMIYAEHGHWLGVEKVREIMKLQKVKKTNGFSRIEAVDERL